A portion of the Corynebacterium occultum genome contains these proteins:
- a CDS encoding acyl-CoA synthetase, with translation MIVLGVEHNASEFNISPCSQIQNHACYQPDLTAMIYEDRSYTYREFHDRVRLWASHLDEVGVQPGDRVAYLGMNSESFLFAMFASWWIGATFMPFNFRLSAPEVSQLFLQGTPHTVFVEGSHLETAKTIYGIERHHVIVIDDDPYALPNGDIPMYWAKTSNLEGRDTAGVRKPRPVVMRDLALLLFTSGTTGLPKGVQLTFGNLWWNSMNVDTMVDTRPGDITLAAAPLFHVGALNSFVIRSFYRGNTAVVHRNFDPAKIFTDIEQYGIGSAFLVPAQLQAMYNHDDFQDAKLETLRAIICAGAPVPPVLIRRYLEKGLVVQQAWGLTETSPFATYLPSRMTEEKLGSCGIPMPYTQIKLVNLDTGEDIREPNQSGEMWVKGPNVATGYWNNPEATQTAYTAGWFHSGDIGYIDEDGYYFVVDRLKDMIISGGENVYPAEVERVLAGHDHILSSAVVGTPNEQWGECVVAVVQPSPGVTLTLEEIREHCDNHLARYKLPRKLILTEEIPRNTAGKIDKIRTRALVRETLEREAAEEKVGS, from the coding sequence ATGATCGTCCTCGGAGTTGAACATAACGCCAGCGAATTCAATATCAGCCCATGCAGTCAGATCCAGAATCATGCGTGCTATCAGCCCGATCTGACCGCCATGATCTATGAGGATCGGAGCTACACCTACCGCGAGTTCCATGACCGGGTCCGACTCTGGGCCAGCCACCTCGATGAGGTCGGGGTTCAGCCAGGTGACCGGGTGGCTTACCTCGGCATGAACTCGGAGTCCTTCCTCTTCGCCATGTTCGCTTCCTGGTGGATCGGCGCGACCTTCATGCCCTTCAATTTCCGGCTCTCCGCGCCGGAAGTTTCCCAGCTCTTCCTGCAGGGCACGCCGCACACCGTGTTCGTGGAGGGCTCCCACCTGGAGACGGCCAAGACCATCTACGGTATTGAGCGCCACCACGTCATCGTCATCGACGATGATCCTTATGCCCTGCCGAACGGGGACATCCCCATGTACTGGGCGAAGACCTCCAACCTGGAGGGGCGGGACACCGCCGGAGTCCGCAAGCCCCGCCCAGTGGTGATGCGCGATCTCGCTCTGCTGCTCTTCACCTCCGGCACCACCGGACTGCCCAAGGGAGTTCAGCTCACCTTCGGCAACCTGTGGTGGAACTCAATGAACGTGGACACCATGGTGGACACCCGCCCGGGTGACATCACTCTGGCGGCGGCACCCCTCTTCCACGTCGGTGCCCTCAACTCCTTCGTGATCCGCTCCTTCTACCGGGGGAATACCGCGGTTGTCCACCGCAATTTCGATCCCGCCAAGATTTTCACGGACATTGAGCAGTACGGCATCGGTTCCGCCTTCCTGGTTCCGGCGCAGTTGCAGGCCATGTACAACCACGATGATTTCCAGGATGCGAAACTGGAGACCCTGCGTGCCATCATCTGCGCCGGCGCTCCCGTCCCACCTGTGCTGATCCGCCGCTATCTGGAGAAGGGGCTTGTGGTGCAGCAGGCCTGGGGGCTGACCGAAACCTCCCCCTTCGCCACCTACCTCCCGTCCCGGATGACGGAGGAAAAGCTGGGGTCCTGCGGTATCCCGATGCCATACACCCAGATCAAGCTGGTCAACCTGGACACGGGCGAAGACATCCGGGAGCCCAACCAGTCCGGTGAAATGTGGGTCAAGGGACCGAATGTGGCCACTGGCTACTGGAATAATCCGGAAGCCACGCAGACTGCCTACACCGCCGGGTGGTTCCACTCCGGGGACATCGGTTATATCGATGAGGACGGCTACTACTTTGTGGTGGATCGCCTCAAGGACATGATCATCTCCGGTGGGGAGAATGTGTACCCGGCGGAGGTGGAACGCGTCCTCGCCGGCCATGACCATATCCTCAGCAGTGCGGTGGTGGGCACCCCCAATGAGCAGTGGGGGGAATGTGTGGTCGCGGTGGTGCAGCCCTCCCCCGGTGTCACGCTCACCCTGGAAGAGATCCGGGAGCACTGTGATAACCATCTCGCCCGTTACAAGCTGCCGCGCAAGCTGATCCTCACCGAGGAAATTCCGCGGAACACCGCCGGCAAGATCGACAAGATCCGAACCCGGGCACTGGTCCGGGAAACCCTGGAACGCGAGGCCGCTGAAGAAAAGGTGGGATCCTGA
- a CDS encoding SDR family NAD(P)-dependent oxidoreductase, whose product MLKNTTTLITGAGSGLGAALAERFIAEGSRVAIVDIDLDRAREIAASLDSELVLPLAADVRDTHSLHTAVDATISSFGTLDTVIPNAGIWDYNRSVTRLNGEELSDMFDEVMAVNTKGYLLTVEATWRHLVASHGSIIMTLSNSSFYAAGGGPIYTASKFADRGLMLQFAHELAPKVRVNAVAVGGMKTNLSGPSSAGLDSRKIADSFARRAVEGNPYIPLHDISMDPASFTGPYVMLASSSEAGNITGTIINADGGISARGFATAAGGDDL is encoded by the coding sequence ATGCTCAAGAACACCACCACTCTGATCACCGGTGCCGGCTCTGGGTTGGGTGCTGCACTGGCAGAGCGATTCATCGCGGAAGGTTCCAGGGTCGCGATCGTCGACATCGACCTGGACCGGGCCCGTGAAATCGCCGCCTCCCTCGACTCCGAGCTGGTGCTTCCCCTGGCTGCCGATGTCCGGGACACCCATTCCCTGCACACTGCGGTTGATGCCACCATCTCATCCTTCGGCACCCTGGACACCGTGATCCCCAATGCGGGCATCTGGGATTACAACCGCTCGGTGACCCGCCTGAACGGTGAAGAACTCTCCGACATGTTCGATGAGGTCATGGCCGTCAACACCAAGGGTTATCTGCTGACGGTGGAGGCCACCTGGCGTCACCTGGTGGCTTCCCATGGTTCGATCATCATGACCTTGTCCAATTCCTCTTTCTACGCCGCTGGCGGCGGCCCCATATACACCGCCAGCAAGTTCGCTGACCGAGGACTCATGCTGCAGTTCGCCCATGAACTGGCCCCGAAGGTACGGGTCAACGCGGTTGCTGTGGGTGGCATGAAAACCAATCTCAGCGGCCCTTCCTCCGCTGGTCTCGACTCCCGGAAGATCGCAGATTCCTTCGCCCGGAGAGCAGTGGAGGGCAACCCTTATATCCCCCTGCATGACATTTCCATGGATCCGGCGTCCTTCACCGGCCCTTATGTCATGTTGGCCTCATCATCTGAAGCCGGGAACATCACCGGCACCATCATCAACGCAGACGGCGGGATTTCTGCCCGCGGTTTCGCCACAGCTGCAGGAGGTGACGATCTATGA
- a CDS encoding PaaI family thioesterase produces MTFLADWDEMYASVSDIKETLQLYPISGSEEEVRLGMPLAQAISQPAGMFSAPALFGLADLSATWLAMQNVPKGVFPLAVASSINVLTNRNEGDAIAVSRIVRAGRSIIVTDTEIFSSVDDALLAKVGCTYSVQLPKK; encoded by the coding sequence ATGACCTTTCTCGCTGACTGGGACGAGATGTACGCATCCGTAAGCGATATCAAGGAGACCCTGCAGCTGTACCCCATCAGCGGCTCTGAGGAGGAGGTCCGCCTGGGTATGCCACTGGCGCAGGCCATCTCCCAACCGGCCGGCATGTTCTCCGCCCCAGCATTGTTCGGACTTGCGGATCTTTCCGCCACCTGGCTGGCCATGCAGAACGTACCCAAGGGGGTGTTCCCGCTGGCGGTGGCCTCCTCCATCAATGTGCTGACCAACCGGAATGAAGGCGACGCCATCGCGGTCTCCCGTATCGTCCGCGCCGGACGCTCCATCATCGTCACCGACACCGAGATTTTCTCCTCGGTTGATGATGCCCTGCTGGCGAAGGTGGGATGCACCTACTCGGTGCAGCTGCCGAAGAAATAG